The DNA window gaactaaaataaatataaatatttatatataaataaataaataatgaacaatGCACTTCCACAACCACAGCAGTCAGTACTTACACATCAAATGATATCAGAACAGTGCTGCAAACATACCTGGAGGACACACCATCTGCGCTACATCTATGTTCTGAGTGGGTTTCATGGGCTGCGCTGATACAATAGCGGGGTCAATGGGCTGTCCGTCAAACTCCAACATGGAGTCCTGAGGAAAGACGCAGTCAGCACCGCACTAAAACACCTAAAGCAAACTGGAAATAAACCTAAATCTTCACCTGCATGAAGTTGTACGTCCCTTGCATCTGTGCCATTAAGTCCTGCACCACCTGCTTCCTGGCCATGGGGTCACTAGGTGGTGCAGGAGATGTTAAATTCATGGGGTGGGTCTCCAGGGTAACgggaggagctgcaggctgcacaggctgctgctgctgctgctgctgctgcaaggcGTTAACAGCCTAAGAGAAAAGGGACAGAGCGagtgaacaggaggaggagtgtttGTAAACTGAATAACCAAAGCTGAGGTATAAAGCCGTCATCTAAACGCTTGGTTTATAGCCGTCTGTCTGTACATATAATATAGTGTAAACCAAGCCCTAGTCCTCCACTATTAACTTTGGTAATGGTTTCTGTCAGGCAGAGTGAGACAGTTTATTCATACATGATTAACAATCTGACCACTGTGAAAAGGAAACATCCTTGGCTCAAAAACCTGCACTACTTGTTACAAGCTGCACACTCTTCACAAAGGATCAAACCTTCACAGGATGGTGCTCAGACATCTGCACTGGATAGAGAACCTCTGTGTACAGTGACCTGCCTGAAAACCGCCCAAAAACCTCCAACACTGCCTGAACGACTGttcatgtcttattttttgATCACAAAGAATCATTACTAGCCTTTCACAGAGTGTACTTAAAGTCGACAGCGACCACAACTTTGAAATAGCAAGAAATAGTTGCTGGCTCAGCACACAGAAGcctaaatacataaaattagTTAGTGTCATACTGTACACAATACACTTCATCCAATGATAGCGTCATCGCCACTACAGCACTAAACAAAACGTCGATCTTGTTTGCATACCCACCGACACTAATAATATTCAGGTAAACGACATGAATATCACATAACAGGTTTGCACATGACACAGAGAAGATGGTGTCACATGATAATGCTGGAGTACGTTCACAGCTTAttcacatacatacagacatTTACCGGCTGCGAGCTCCAAATGGTTTGAATTAATCTTGTGTAATCATGCTGCTTTCCGACGCCGTGTAAGGTCACTACTCTGCAACTCATTAAGGTGCAAATCTAACACTTAACCACCATAAGCCATAAAGGATTGGACAGATTTTTCATAGCAGTAAGCGATATAAATAGccttcatttatttcttgttaGACCAGGGTAAATTTCCCctgaaaataacataaaatcaCATGGACTCATATTTGAGCCAGATAATTAAAAAGACtcctaaaataaaagttataatGGTGCAAGGTCAGCTTGCCTTTAATGAAGTGGTTCTTGCCCCGAGAAACAAGAACAGCTAAAACGATATAAAGTAAGACACATAAACAAGTAAATGTTCATTTGAACACTTACCTCCGTTTCCCTGGTCCACTCATCCCCCTGCTCCTTCTCACTGCCGCTGTGTGTGCCGTCTGGAATGAACTGTCTGTTAACAAActggaaagggaaaaaataaataaataagacatcagtacaaaaatacacacacgtATATAACACCATGAGATTTTGCTGGCAAGGAAAACTAACCTCTGTTGTTTCCACTGCAATGGGCTCTGTGAACTCCTCAACGATTTCAGTTTCTGTGAAGAGAAAAACAGTGTAAAGAATGCTGTGCTCATTCTTTTATTGATTGATTACATTAGCCCTTTAAAAATAGCACGTTTCATGCAGCATGACTTCAGAAAGTGGTCAGAACCTGCATCGACATTCTGCTCTTCTGCTTCCGACGATTCAGCTGCTGCCGTTGCCGCTGCGACTggctcttcctcttcttcctcctcacacACTCCGTTCTGGTGTGAGGGAACCTGGTCAAAGTACCCGCTCAGCAGAACCTGGTCCAAAGTCTCTTTCAGTGCCTTATCTAACAGAGGAATCACATGGTCAGCATGTAATCAGAAAGCCTGGCAATGTAAATACACATCTAATGAAacctttattttgcttttaatgaTTACAGGTGACTAAGTGTTTCTGATGCATTAAGCACGGACGAACATCCTATTACTATTTTAGTAATCTATTAGATGCAATACAGATAAAAGCCTCATCTTCTGCAGACAGATACAAATGCACAGCTTTCAGCTGGtcccaaacacacagcaaatTTAAACATCCACCTGAAGAGACAACTCAGTTCTTCATATTTCTCTACTAGAGTCAAGATGAACGCAttctcaaacacaacaaaaaaacagcaccagaCTTAATGGGTGAGACACTTTTCAGTCCAAACTGCTCTGGAGACTCTAGGAGGGCAACCATCGAAGcataaacaacagcaaaagaaacattaaagtgACATAAAGGCACAACGTCAGCTCGCTGTCTGTTTTGTGTCACAAAACCATTATGCAACAACACAGTTTACACTCTAGCAGGGCCACTCATTTCCTGAACTGATTTGATTCTGTGTCAAACTGTTCTGATTGGATTAAATTCAATATCGAATGAGATACCTGAGCAATCTGAATGTTAATGATTAAATTCAATTAATCCAAGCTTATGCAGTGGATAAAATTTCTTAAAGTGGTGACGGCCTACATTAGGATTTTAATCAATAACAATAACGACGTGGAAAGTCCTCCAAACAGCTCACGCATTTTCACTTTTAGCTCTTCAGGTGATGTCGTCATTTCCTTCACTACCTTGTGCCTCAGGTCAATAAGTTTAACACTGCCTAAAGAAAGATCACCTAGATTCTCACAGTGAGAACTTTCTGCGAGGTGACAGGGTTGACGAGAGTGAACTGGGTCACCAGTATCCTAATGTGGCTCCAGAGATCTGACCAGTGGAACCACAGGCGACGGGGCCACTGGCACCCTGCCCCACTGCTGAGTCAGGATAAGCCCACAGCTCTCAGTCCCCGAGCAGAATGCAGCAATGCGAAGCCCATGGCCAGACCGCTGAGAATGCAGTACGGCAATATCCCCAAGCCCTGATTATTCACATCACAGCACTGCATGCATGCtgcattaaagaaacacaatgcACGCGCAACATTAACATATTAAGTCTGGTTAATGGCTTCACTCTTTTTACATTAAGGGGTCGTTTTGAGCCATCTCCAGCTACCTTGCCTTGATTAATCAAAAGTATGTGACAGATTACGCATTGCCAGCTTCGACATGATACAAAGCTTGCTGTTGACTGTTGTGTCACCAACCATCTGATAAAATGTCCTGCCAACAATTTTTACCAGCTGGGCATCGAGATGAAGCCAGTTTGTCTTGAATAATGAATCTTCTTTcatataaaactttattttgctATAAACTGCAATGTATCTGCCACTATAAATTATTTCATGATCAATTTGCAAGACATTCTCTGTGTGAAGTACTTAATCATTtataaatgagtaaaaatgtCAGTCACAGCCCTCAAGCTGCAAGAGTTTCTTGTCAAAACTCAAAAACCACAGTTTTCACACAtcaaattaaaaccagaaaccTTCAATTAAAGAAACGgatgatttaaataattaattttctgcTAATCATCTAATCGATAGGTAGATACGTAGACTTACATGTTGTCCCAACCACAGCCTTGTCCCTCCCTTCCAGCAGGTCCCAGAGGTGCACAGATGCGTCTTCATACTGGTCAGCCAACCTGTCAGTGTAAAGATAAGTCGTTAAAGGCTCCTTGTTATAGGCAAACGAAGGTCGCTGTCTCTTCAACTTATCTGTAGATCATTAACCGACCTGACGTTTTGGTCACGTTCTGGCCCCACCAACTTGTAGAACTCATCAAAAGATGCAAGGTCTCCATCTGTCAGCAGCGGTGAGCCGCCGACTCCCTGCTTCAGGTCCTGCCGCACAGTCTCGTCACCCAGTCGGTCCAGGAGGAACTGCAGCTCGAGAACGGTCTTCAGCCTTCTCTGTTCGGCCTCCTCCCGCTGCAGCTGCTCCCGCCGCGCAGACTTCTTCACCACCTTCTGGATCTGTGGATGacgacacaaacaacaaaaagccaAGTTACTAAAAGTCAGGATGGATACAAATCTGAGGCAATATTTTTAGTAGACCGGAGCCATTCTTACATCTTGTCCCAGTGCAATAAATGTCTTTTGCAATTCTCGGGCAAATTCCAGATTATTCATGACTTCTTGGTATTTGGAGAGGGCCTCCtaaaaagatgaaggagaaacagacatttcagaTATTATTAGGTAGTAACATCTTAGTAAGAATTAGATGAGTATAAGTGAAGAATGACCACTCACCAGCTGGTCCTGATTGAGACCCTCCCCTTTATTCTTTCTGCCTTGGTAATCATCCAGTTTGCTCTGCAAGAGAAAGCCCAAAATGCAGCATGCAGTCTTAAAGGCATTAAGCTGGGCTACTGATGCTGCCAGCACTGTAGTATTTTAAGGAAACTTCGATTCAACAGCACAAACGGCTGTCCTC is part of the Mugil cephalus isolate CIBA_MC_2020 chromosome 10, CIBA_Mcephalus_1.1, whole genome shotgun sequence genome and encodes:
- the caprin1b gene encoding caprin-1b isoform X1, which produces MPSAMNANRTVQSASPDVGSAPGSMGFGFGGQSEVLKQVLCVIDKKVRNMEKKKSKLDDYQGRKNKGEGLNQDQLEALSKYQEVMNNLEFARELQKTFIALGQDIQKVVKKSARREQLQREEAEQRRLKTVLELQFLLDRLGDETVRQDLKQGVGGSPLLTDGDLASFDEFYKLVGPERDQNVRLADQYEDASVHLWDLLEGRDKAVVGTTYKALKETLDQVLLSGYFDQVPSHQNGVCEEEEEEEPVAAATAAAESSEAEEQNVDAETEIVEEFTEPIAVETTEFVNRQFIPDGTHSGSEKEQGDEWTRETEAVNALQQQQQQQQPVQPAAPPVTLETHPMNLTSPAPPSDPMARKQVVQDLMAQMQGTYNFMQDSMLEFDGQPIDPAIVSAQPMKPTQNIDVAQMVCPPVHPESRLSQPNSVPVQPEPSQVPIVSPTPPPMYQTSHTPDPRPSTESIDPIQTSMSLSSEQPPPSTALPAASQTQVFQPVSKAPHSSGINVNAAPFQSMQTVFNLNAPVPPANEAEALNQASQYQNSYNQAFSSQPQHPVEQTEMQSEQLQSVVGAFHSQDQSGGHPQPSQQGPGFGRQPQSFYNSRGMPRGGPRNARGMINGYRGSSNGFRGGYDGYRPPFANTPNSGYGQTQFSTPRDYSNGNYQRDGYQPNYKRGAGQGPRGVSRGSTQAMRS
- the caprin1b gene encoding caprin-1b isoform X2, which translates into the protein MPSAMNANRTVQSASPDVGSAPGSMGFGFGGQSEVLKQVLCVIDKKVRNMEKKKSKLDDYQGRKNKGEGLNQDQLEALSKYQEVMNNLEFARELQKTFIALGQDIQKVVKKSARREQLQREEAEQRRLKTVLELQFLLDRLGDETVRQDLKQGVGGSPLLTDGDLASFDEFYKLVGPERDQNVRLADQYEDASVHLWDLLEGRDKAVVGTTYKALKETLDQVLLSGYFDQVPSHQNGVCEEEEEEEPVAAATAAAESSEAEEQNVDAETEIVEEFTEPIAVETTEFVNRQFIPDGTHSGSEKEQGDEWTRETEAVNALQQQQQQQQPVQPAAPPVTLETHPMNLTSPAPPSDPMARKQVVQDLMAQMQGTYNFMQDSMLEFDGQPIDPAIVSAQPMKPTQNIDVAQMVCPPVHPESRLSQPNSVPVQPEPSQVPIVSPTPPPMYQTSHTPDPRPSTESIDPIQTSMSLSSEQPPPSTALPAASQTQVFQPVSKAPHSSGINVNAAPFQSMQTVFNLNAPVPPANEAEALNQASQYQNSYNQAFSSQPQHPVEQTEMQSEQLQSVGAFHSQDQSGGHPQPSQQGPGFGRQPQSFYNSRGMPRGGPRNARGMINGYRGSSNGFRGGYDGYRPPFANTPNSGYGQTQFSTPRDYSNGNYQRDGYQPNYKRGAGQGPRGVSRGSTQAMRS